One Candidatus Binatia bacterium DNA window includes the following coding sequences:
- a CDS encoding glutathione transferase, protein MRYELYYWPGIQGRGEFVRLALEEAGADYLDVARNPKRAMAALGRFLEDPKLRHPPFAPPFLRAGKRLVAQTANILFFLGPRIGLAPRGEDTRLWLHQLQLTVADWVAEVHDTHHPISPGLYYEDQKREARRRAEHFRRERLPKYLGYFERVLERAGKNGSYVLGRKISYVDLSLFQMMAGLRYAFPRAMSRLERRHPRLVALHDRVAARPRMAAYLASPRRIPFNQHGIFRHYPELDG, encoded by the coding sequence ATGCGTTACGAGCTTTACTACTGGCCCGGGATCCAGGGGCGTGGCGAGTTCGTGAGACTCGCGCTCGAAGAAGCCGGAGCCGACTACCTCGATGTCGCGCGTAACCCGAAGCGCGCGATGGCAGCGCTCGGAAGATTTCTCGAGGACCCGAAACTTCGGCACCCTCCCTTTGCCCCACCCTTTCTCAGGGCAGGGAAAAGACTCGTCGCACAGACCGCCAACATCCTTTTCTTCCTCGGCCCGCGGATCGGCCTAGCTCCCCGAGGCGAGGACACCCGCCTCTGGCTCCACCAGCTCCAGCTCACCGTGGCCGACTGGGTCGCCGAAGTCCACGACACCCACCACCCGATCTCGCCGGGTCTTTACTACGAAGACCAGAAGCGCGAAGCGCGCCGTCGCGCCGAGCACTTCCGGCGCGAGCGCTTGCCGAAGTACCTCGGCTACTTCGAGAGAGTGCTCGAACGCGCGGGCAAAAACGGGAGCTACGTCCTCGGACGCAAAATCTCGTACGTCGACCTCTCGCTCTTCCAGATGATGGCCGGCCTCCGGTACGCCTTCCCGCGCGCCATGTCCCGCCTCGAACGGCGACACCCTCGTCTCGTGGCACTCCACGACCGCGTCGCCGCCCGGCCCCGCATGGCCGCCTACCTCGCTTCGCCGCGCCGCATTCCCTTCAACCAGCACGGCATCTTCCGGCACTACCCGGAACTCGACGGCTGA